A segment of the Sulfoacidibacillus ferrooxidans genome:
GAGCCACACCCTTCATCTGCCCCGTACAATGTGACAATATCACCTACTTGCACAACAAGATCCGTCACTTTAATCATCAACTGATCCATGCATACGCGACCAACAATCTGAGCACATTGCCCATTAACAAGAACTCGACCAAGATTGGACAGATCCCGTGGAATCCCATCCCCATATCCAATGGCTACAGTTGCAATCACTTCCGGACGAGTAGCAATATACGTGCGACCATAGCTGACTGCCTCGCCCGGCATGATGTCCACGATGCGCGTAATACGAGAACGCACAGCCATCACAGAATGCAAGGTAAGATCAGCATCAACTATAGGTAAAGGTTGATACCCATACATAGCAATACCAAAGCGAACCATATCGTACTGATAGCGTGGATTACGTAATGCTGCTGCGCTGTTGGCCGCATGGACAATAGGAATGATGATCCCTAGTTCACGCACGGCCTGCAAGACTTCTTCAAAACGCATCCGCTGCTGCTCCACAAAAGGAACAATAGTACTCCCGTTTTCTTGATCAGAGGGCTCTAGTAATTCAAATAATTCTTCATCTGATGTAGCAAAATGCGTATAAATACCTTCTAATATAATCCTCGAAGACTCGTTTGCCACCTGTACTAATTGCACGACATCCTCGATGTGGCGTAAACCAAGCCGCGTCATTCCAGTGTCAATTTTCACGTGAATCCGCGCTTGTTTATGACACGCCTCTGCTGCCTCTTGTAACCACAAAAGATCCTGCATACTACCCACAGAAGCCGTCAAACGATGCGCCAATGCAGCACTTGCGCCTTCTTCTGATAGTGCACCAAAAACGAGAATATCTGCAGTAATAGAAGCTTCACGAAGCACAGCGCCTTCTTCAAAAGAGGCCACGCCTAGCTGCTGCGCACCTGCACGCAAAGCTGTTTTACTGATCTCCACAGCTCCATGGCCATATGCATCTGCCTTTACAGTCGCCATAAAACGCACATGAGGAAGAAGTTGCTTTTTTAATATACTTACATTATGGGCAAAATGCTGCAAATTGATTTCCGCCCAAGTTTGTCTCCACATAGTCTTCACCCATGTAGAGAATACCACAAATCAAGACGATCTGATCCGCAAATCGCATTATTTGCCGCTATCATCCACCATGGATGCCGCTACTTTCATCATACTAGCGACAGACATATGTGATGTCAGTTGAAATTCCACTCCATGCTGTAGCCAGTAAAGCTGATGAACTTCAGCACTACCAGTCAACACAGCTGGCACCCCATATAGAGTAAGCAATTTTCCTTCCCCAAGTTCAATATCCCCTGCAGAAGGCCTAGTTTCTACTAGAGTAAACGGTGACATACCATCATAACGGACAAAAACAATTCCGTTTTGTTCTGCTTCGTCTTCCATTTGATCATTTTGCGGCACGTAGGTAGGTTCAATCACTCCAAAACCTTGTTCTTCTGCACTCACTGGCATTTCAATTGATTTTAGTGTAGTCGCCTGTTCTGGAGAAAAGGCATTTGCCGGAAACTGCACACCCTTTTGAAATGAAATATAATTCATCGTAATGACTGCCCGCTGATCTTTGTTGTACAAAATGACTTGCTTGGGTCCGAGAGTCGTTTGATCTAATTCTATTTTCTGGCTGCTAATTAACGAATTTTGCGGATCAGTAGGGAGCACAAAAGTGACCACTTTATCTTTCACCGAGTAATCCGGCTTTACTGCTGAAATGATCTGACTTAACAGTGAATTATACAGGTACATATGACCTTGCTTTTCAGCCCAATCGCCCGAAAAGCGAATGACTTTACGCGTAGAAGGGCTAATAATATAGATGCCCTGAGCATTATGCACGATAATTTGAGAGATGTCTTTGTTCTCATTGCCAAGTGCAATGCGGTATAAATTTGGCGATTGATACCACGTTTCGACATAATACCGCGCAACCGCATCTTGCACATGCACAGTCATGAATGCTTCAGTTTTATAGGTATTCAAACCGTTTTGCACATCCTGAAGCTGTTTGGCCATTTGTGTGGCGCTCATTTGTCCGCATCCAGCTAAGATCATCGCAAGGCTTACGGTAAGCAACAAGGCAGCCCAATTTTTCCGCCGCACATGATCACCCCTGTCTATCCATCGTGAGAAATGTCCATTTCCCAGGAAATTTGTCGAAAAGCTGTTCCAAACCATGCAAATAAATCAGATGCTACAAGCGACTCTTGACTATATTGGGTTGTACAAGCCAACTCTGCTGCCTTCCCGTGTACGTAAACTCCTACTAGTGCTGCCGACTCAGCGCCATATCCACTAGCTAAAAGCCCACCTAGCAATCCCGCTAAAACATCGCCTGTCCCACCAGTAGCAAGCCCGCTATTGCCCGTAGAGTTAATCCATACAGCTGGTTCTGGCGTTGCGATGACCGTTCCTGCACCCTTAAGTACCACAATGGTTTGTGTCTTAACTGCATACTCCTTAGCGTAGAGAAGCCTATTTTCCTGCACGACAGAAGTAGGTCGTTTTATTAATTGAGCAAATTCTTTAGGATGTGGTGTGATGATTGTAAGATGTTTACGATGTTCAAAAAAAGTGACACCACCATCTTCAGAAGCCGCAACTACTTGTAAAAAATCTGCATCTAACACGAGTGGAATCGGTAGCTGGGCCAAAGCAAGTAGCGCTTCCGGGGAATCTTGCATACTCCGCCCCATACCCGGGCCAATCACTCCTACGTCAACTTGTGCAAACAAAGCAAGAAGGGAAGCGATCGCGTCCACATTCCACACTCCTGCTCGTCCAGCATACCGTTTGACAACAGCCTCCACCGGGAATCCAGAGACCCATGTATCCGAAAGATCCTCTGGTGCAAAATAGTAAACAAGCCCAGCTCCTGCTCGGTATGCTCCCTCTACCGCAAGCCGCGCTGCGCCGTACATACCAGGACTACCAGCAAGTACTCCCACACGACCAAATGACCCTTTATGAGAATCTTGCGGACGTCGTCGATACCGCTTTGCGATATCCTGTTCGGTAACCAAAAAATGATGTGCTCCGTGACGAACAGCCATGTGGTATGAGATAGCCAAAGAAGCAATGGTAATCTGACCTGCATATGCTCTTCCAGGCTCTACGTATAACCCGGGTTTACTCAATCCACACGCAACTGTCCGTACAGCTTTAACACAATCAACATCAACCTGACCAGAATCAGGGTCAAGCCCAGTAGGAAAGTCGATAGAAAGCACCGGTCTGTGCGCCTTATGAATAGCCTGTAAAAAAGGTCGAAGCGGTTCTCTAACAGGTAATTGACTGCCGTTGCCAAGGATTGCATCAATAATGACATCTGCCTGTGTAAGATCATCCGTTTCTTCTGCCAATCTACCGTGTACATTGCGATAAGCGCAAAGCTGAATGTGAGTAAGATGTGAAAGATCTCTTTCATCAGAAGTAAGCCATACGCGCACGCTATACCCGAGCACATGTAGGTAACGTGCAGCAACCAATCCGTCTGCACCATTATGTCCTTTTCCAACAACAACAGCGATCATCTTTCGAGAGTCCATTTCCCTTGATCGAGAACTGACCCGCTCACCCATCGACTGGTGCGCACCAGTGCCATCTACCATGTCCATCGTAACCTCAGCTACTCTCAGCCCTACAGATTCCATGAGTGCAGCTGACGCCACACCAATCTCCTCTATCATGACTGTATCAAGCTTTTGCATTTCTGCACTTGTCACAAGTAACACGAATTTCCCTCCGATTTGTAGAGATATATTCAATACTCTGTACAAGTAGTACAGACAACATCTACGAACGCCATCAATTAAAAAAAGAAAGAGACACCTCGTAGGTGTCACTCTTTCTCAAACTGAATATAAACCATCCATGACATATAATCTCACTGCGAATAGACAACGACTGCATTGGGATCTGGGCTGCCAGGTTCAACAATGCCATTGCCAGTCGCGAGCGTACGCCCTACCGCAAAGCCCCATTCAATATCGCCACTCGGGTACATAATCTGTACTGGATAGGTTCCATTGCCAGCACCCATCCACGTAACAGGATATCCAGCTGCCTTTAGTTCGTTCACAACAATTTGTGAACCATAGACTTGCACAGGTACATTACTCGGTGAAGGCAATGGTGGAAGTCCCATCGACGATCCTGTCGATCCATACGGTTTCAACATAGCATAGATATGTTCAGGACTTAATACATCGTAATACGCACCAGTAATATAGTTTTCCTGATTGATACCAGGCAACGGTGCACTAGCAATCTGCATCGAATCGCCTACATTGCCAAGTGTTACATGATCGACCTTAGCACCGAGTAGATCCGCAGCAAGGGCTGTAAGATCCTGTGTATTCATATCAGTAGCAATATCTTTTTTCCATGTAGCCATAAGACCACCAAGACTTGTAATATCTGTACCTGGACTCAAGAGTTTATGTTTTAATGCTTCCAACACTTGCGCTTCTGCATCCATACGCTGAAAATCATTGACGCGAACCGTGCTACTCGCCTCATTTTGACGGATGCGAATAAATGCGAGTGCCTGCTGCCCGTTTAGTGTCTGCCAACCTGGATACAGATTGGCACCACTATGTAGCGGATCATATAGCCGCCCCGGAACATCGACACGCACGCCACCTACAGCGTTTACCGCATCCTGAAAGCCATTAAAATCCGTGACAATCCAGTGGTTAATCTTCATCCCTGTCAATTGTTGTACTGCCGCAACAGACAATTGTGCAGCTTGATTGGGATTTAATTGTGCTCCAATAAAAAACATACTCTTAATCTTCGGTATTGGGTTATTAAATTGCGGTTGCGCAAATAATACATTACGTGGAATTGAGATCAAAACGACTTTATGCTGTTTTGGATCGACGTGTGCGATCATTAAAATATCTGCTTGCCCTCCACCAGTACCTAAGTCAAGAGGTCCAGCGGGATTACGTGCGTTATTGCCAATTAATAAAATATTTTCCTCTGGCGCTCCAACCATTGCAGTAATGATATTATCTAGCGGATTGCCACCACTTGGACTTTTAGAAGACGTGTACACAGCGGCAAAGGCAGTCCCAAGAACGACCGCAACTATCCCAGCCCCCACAATAGCAGTAATTCTTCTTCTCTTTTTACGCCGTTCTTTATCTATCATTTTTCGGTTTTGCGGACGGTTTCCCGTAGGCTTCTGTTCCATAAGCAACCCTCACAAGCTGTTGATAATATCTATATCGAAACTTTCTTACACTTACAGTCAACAAAACGTTCTTCATTATAACATACTATACCTGTACTCTCACTAAAGTAGACTATTTACCTAGCATGTGCATATGTGATAGGGTCCTGTAACATAGCCTCAGCAAACCCTTTTAAGCGCAAACGACAACTGTCGCAAACACCACAGGCAACCGCTTCTCCTTCATAACAAGAGGAAGTGAGTTCATATGGCACTGCAAGCGTTGTCCCAAGTGTGATAATCTCCGCTTTAGTTAGATGTAGAAGCGGAGTCATGACATGTAGCGTTCCTCCCATCGTACCAACTTTGGTAGCAAGCGTTGCAGCGTGTGCAAATGAATCGATGAACTCTTCACGGCAATCAGGATAGCCACTATAGTCTAACGCATTGACACCAAGATAAATGGCTTCTGCCCCAACGACTTCTGCATAGGCGGTAGCGATCGATAAAAAAATGAGGTTGCGAGCTGGAACATAAGTAACCGGTATCTCATGATCGACAACGCCTGTATGTGGAACGTCAATGCGATCATCCGTTAAAGCACTTCCGCCGATTGTGCGCAAAAAAGGTAATTGAGCAATCTGATGTTGTTTCACATCATAGAATGCCGCCACCTTTTTCGCCGATTCAATTTCTACCCGATGGCGCTGACCGTAGTCAAACGTGAGTGCATATACATCGTACCCTGCATCCATCGCAATGCCTAGACACGTAGTGGAATCTAGCCCACCACTTAAAATTACAACCGCCTTTTGTTTCGTCATTCGTTCACATACCCTCCTGATTACCGTAATCAAAGATGACAGGCTATACGCCTCGTTGATTGGGATCCCACACAAATTTATGAGTCTGTAAACTCAGTTTAACTTCTGCTAAACCACGTGCCAGCATCCACTGTACGAGTTCACTCGGGGATAGTGAATCCCACACAGGACTAAAAAGGACAATACACTTCACTTCATAGTCTTCAAGTACTTGGCAAGCTTGTTCAAAGTCGGCACGACTCGCAATCACAAATTTAAGTTCGTCAGTCACGCGTAACTTTTCTACATTAGGGAGATGCATTTTCTCAGTTTCTCCCGAACCAAATAATTTGTAATCCAGAATATATCTGACTTTTGGTGACTGCACTTCCTGTAAAAACGGTGTTAAATCAATAGCGCCACTTGTCTCCACGTGAATGTCAACCATCTGCGGCAATTTTGCCAGCTCTTGTAGCAATAGGGTTGCCTGCCGTTCATATAAAAGCGGTTCACCGCCCGTTAGACACACTCTTCGCGCTTGATTGGCACTCACGCGCTGTACGATATCCCTAATCGATAGAGACATTTCTGCATGATAGGGTGGATAACTGTATTTTGTATCACACCATACACAGCGCAATGGACAACCAAATAATCGAACAAAGGTAGTCGGATAACCAGCCGCAGTTCCTTCACCCTCCACCGTTTCAAAAATCTCCACAAGTGGAAGCAGGAGTTCATGCACTAGTTGATCATTTTCTAATTGAGTTGCTCGTTGATCCGTACTCATGACTCTTCCATCTCCTCACGCGTAATCTCCGCGCAAGATGTCGGAGTTTCCCATAGGAGCACTCTTTCCATGCGTATCTGAAAGCCTTCTGTTTCAAGTGCACTTGCAATTTGCTCATAGATCCATACAACCATGTTTTCAGCCGTAGTGTTCATAGGAGGTAAAACTGCATTTAAATATTGGTGGTCAAGACGATCGACTACGCATTGCTTCACTATGCGTTTCAAGTCAGAAAAATCAATAGCTAGTCCTATGTCATCAGGCACTGCACTTACCGTAACTAACAAGCGATACGTGTGGCCGTGCAACCCCACACATTTACCATTATATGCATAAAGATGATGAGCTGCATCAAAACTGAACTCTTTTGTAACTAAAACGCGTTTTTTATGGTAACGCAGTTGTGAACGCAAGATATCCACGTCTATTTGCAGCAATTTTTGCGGAATAACAAACTCCATACTGACACCTCGAATAGATTCTTAATATGCCAAACAAAACAACGTGATAGGATAGATGCATTTGGGAAAGCTTATGGATATGCTGTTTATCATTCTAAGCTTTTCACAGTAAACCAGCAAAGTGAAGTAGCGTATAAACCCCTTCCATAATAATCACTTAGAATTCTTGCCTTGCCTATATGAACATGACATAATGGCTGGAAGCACAGTGAAGTGGCACGATAAGCGAAAGGTTGGTTGAACACTGTTGTCCACTTTTAAGAGATTATTGATTGGTCCTCCAAAAAAATCGCGTCAGTTGCGGGAGGAACGAAT
Coding sequences within it:
- a CDS encoding LolA family protein, with the translated sequence MRRKNWAALLLTVSLAMILAGCGQMSATQMAKQLQDVQNGLNTYKTEAFMTVHVQDAVARYYVETWYQSPNLYRIALGNENKDISQIIVHNAQGIYIISPSTRKVIRFSGDWAEKQGHMYLYNSLLSQIISAVKPDYSVKDKVVTFVLPTDPQNSLISSQKIELDQTTLGPKQVILYNKDQRAVITMNYISFQKGVQFPANAFSPEQATTLKSIEMPVSAEEQGFGVIEPTYVPQNDQMEDEAEQNGIVFVRYDGMSPFTLVETRPSAGDIELGEGKLLTLYGVPAVLTGSAEVHQLYWLQHGVEFQLTSHMSVASMMKVAASMVDDSGK
- the queC gene encoding 7-cyano-7-deazaguanine synthase QueC, with the translated sequence MTKQKAVVILSGGLDSTTCLGIAMDAGYDVYALTFDYGQRHRVEIESAKKVAAFYDVKQHQIAQLPFLRTIGGSALTDDRIDVPHTGVVDHEIPVTYVPARNLIFLSIATAYAEVVGAEAIYLGVNALDYSGYPDCREEFIDSFAHAATLATKVGTMGGTLHVMTPLLHLTKAEIITLGTTLAVPYELTSSCYEGEAVACGVCDSCRLRLKGFAEAMLQDPITYAHAR
- the alr gene encoding alanine racemase, producing MWRQTWAEINLQHFAHNVSILKKQLLPHVRFMATVKADAYGHGAVEISKTALRAGAQQLGVASFEEGAVLREASITADILVFGALSEEGASAALAHRLTASVGSMQDLLWLQEAAEACHKQARIHVKIDTGMTRLGLRHIEDVVQLVQVANESSRIILEGIYTHFATSDEELFELLEPSDQENGSTIVPFVEQQRMRFEEVLQAVRELGIIIPIVHAANSAAALRNPRYQYDMVRFGIAMYGYQPLPIVDADLTLHSVMAVRSRITRIVDIMPGEAVSYGRTYIATRPEVIATVAIGYGDGIPRDLSNLGRVLVNGQCAQIVGRVCMDQLMIKVTDLVVQVGDIVTLYGADEGCGSILQATEQLDTIPYELLCRITARVPRVIIPAENLAEDRQ
- a CDS encoding 7-carboxy-7-deazaguanine synthase QueE: MSTDQRATQLENDQLVHELLLPLVEIFETVEGEGTAAGYPTTFVRLFGCPLRCVWCDTKYSYPPYHAEMSLSIRDIVQRVSANQARRVCLTGGEPLLYERQATLLLQELAKLPQMVDIHVETSGAIDLTPFLQEVQSPKVRYILDYKLFGSGETEKMHLPNVEKLRVTDELKFVIASRADFEQACQVLEDYEVKCIVLFSPVWDSLSPSELVQWMLARGLAEVKLSLQTHKFVWDPNQRGV
- a CDS encoding NAD(P)H-hydrate dehydratase; this translates as MLLVTSAEMQKLDTVMIEEIGVASAALMESVGLRVAEVTMDMVDGTGAHQSMGERVSSRSREMDSRKMIAVVVGKGHNGADGLVAARYLHVLGYSVRVWLTSDERDLSHLTHIQLCAYRNVHGRLAEETDDLTQADVIIDAILGNGSQLPVREPLRPFLQAIHKAHRPVLSIDFPTGLDPDSGQVDVDCVKAVRTVACGLSKPGLYVEPGRAYAGQITIASLAISYHMAVRHGAHHFLVTEQDIAKRYRRRPQDSHKGSFGRVGVLAGSPGMYGAARLAVEGAYRAGAGLVYYFAPEDLSDTWVSGFPVEAVVKRYAGRAGVWNVDAIASLLALFAQVDVGVIGPGMGRSMQDSPEALLALAQLPIPLVLDADFLQVVAASEDGGVTFFEHRKHLTIITPHPKEFAQLIKRPTSVVQENRLLYAKEYAVKTQTIVVLKGAGTVIATPEPAVWINSTGNSGLATGGTGDVLAGLLGGLLASGYGAESAALVGVYVHGKAAELACTTQYSQESLVASDLFAWFGTAFRQISWEMDISHDG
- the queD gene encoding 6-carboxytetrahydropterin synthase QueD — its product is MEFVIPQKLLQIDVDILRSQLRYHKKRVLVTKEFSFDAAHHLYAYNGKCVGLHGHTYRLLVTVSAVPDDIGLAIDFSDLKRIVKQCVVDRLDHQYLNAVLPPMNTTAENMVVWIYEQIASALETEGFQIRMERVLLWETPTSCAEITREEMEES
- a CDS encoding LCP family protein translates to MEQKPTGNRPQNRKMIDKERRKKRRRITAIVGAGIVAVVLGTAFAAVYTSSKSPSGGNPLDNIITAMVGAPEENILLIGNNARNPAGPLDLGTGGGQADILMIAHVDPKQHKVVLISIPRNVLFAQPQFNNPIPKIKSMFFIGAQLNPNQAAQLSVAAVQQLTGMKINHWIVTDFNGFQDAVNAVGGVRVDVPGRLYDPLHSGANLYPGWQTLNGQQALAFIRIRQNEASSTVRVNDFQRMDAEAQVLEALKHKLLSPGTDITSLGGLMATWKKDIATDMNTQDLTALAADLLGAKVDHVTLGNVGDSMQIASAPLPGINQENYITGAYYDVLSPEHIYAMLKPYGSTGSSMGLPPLPSPSNVPVQVYGSQIVVNELKAAGYPVTWMGAGNGTYPVQIMYPSGDIEWGFAVGRTLATGNGIVEPGSPDPNAVVVYSQ